A DNA window from Rhinolophus sinicus isolate RSC01 linkage group LG10, ASM3656204v1, whole genome shotgun sequence contains the following coding sequences:
- the UBA7 gene encoding ubiquitin-like modifier-activating enzyme 7 isoform X2, with translation MDVQETSKLLDEELYSRQLYVLGLPAMQRLQEATVLLSGLRGLGAEVAKNLVLMGVGSLTLHDPHPTCWSDLAAQFFLSEQDLGKSRAEASLEHVAKLNGAVRVCVHTGDITEDLLLGFQVVVLTASDLEEQLKVGTLCRKHGVCFLVADTRGLVGQLFCDFGENFTVQDPTEAEPLTAAIQHISQGSPGILTLRKEAKNHQFHDGDLVTFSGIEGMVELNGCAPRPIRVQEDGTLEIGDTTNFSCYWCGGVVTEVKKPKTVSHKPLDTALLQPRVVAPSSQEVHRAHCLHQAFRALHTFQHLTGRPPKPWDPADADRVVSLAQDLDPLRRTDGEPLEEPLDEALVRTFALSSAGSLSPMAAMLGAVAAQEVLKAVCRKFMPLDQWLYFDALECLPEDGEPLPNPEDCSPRGCRYDGQIAVFGAGFQEKLSCQHYLLVGAGAIGCELLKGFALVGLGAGSSCGVTVADMDHVERSNLSRQFLFRLDDVDSPKAEVAAEAAHRLNSDLQITPLTCPLDPTTEHIYSDNFFSRVDGVVAAVDTFEARHYVATRCIHYLKPLLEAGTQGTQGSASVFIPHVTEGYSALAIASEDISYPVCTVRHFPTKVEHTLQWAQDEFEGLFHLSAETINRHQRTPTSLADTEGPQMLTLLQVVLGVLRERPQTWQDCVVWALGQWQLCFHYSIKQLLRRFPPDKVLKDGRLFWADSKLCPQPLEFDSSQDVHFRYVLAAANLYAQMHGLPGSRDQPALREMLKLLPLPDPQRLASIFPSDLVSAELGPEQVRRLCEVWSEGPPLQPLRFEKQDPRSSSPSASFLIQ, from the exons ATGGATGTCCAAGAGACCTCCAAGTTGCTGGATGAGGAGCTCTACTCACGGCAGCT GTATGTGCTGGGTTTGCCGGCCATGCAGAGGCTACAGGAGGCTACAGTCCTGCTGTCAGGCCTTCGGGGTCTGGGGGCCGAGGTGGCCAAAAACCTGGTCCTGATGGGTGTGGGCAGCCTCACTCTGCAtgatccccaccccacctgctggTCTGACCTGGCTGCCCAG TTCTTCCTCTCGGAGCAGGACTTGGGAAAGAGCAGGGCCGAGGCATCTCTGGAACATGTGGCCAAGCTCAACGGAGCCGTCCGAGTCTGCGTCCACACAGGCGACATTACCGAGGACCTGCTGCTGGGCTTCCAG GTGGTGGTGCTGACTGCCTCGGACCTAGAGGAGCAGCTGAAGGTGGGCACCTTATGCCGTAAGCACGGAGTCTGCTTTCTGGTGGCCGACACCCGGGGCCTCGTGGG GCAGCTGTtctgtgactttggggaaaactTCACTGTGCAGGACCCCACAGAGGCAGAACCCCTGACAGCTGCCATCCAGCACATCTCCCAG GGCTCCCCGGGCATTCTCACTCTGAGAAAAGAGGCTAAAAACCACCAATTCCATGATGGGGATTTGGTGACTTTCTCTGGCATTGAGGGCATGGTCGAGCTCAACGGCTGTGCTCCCCGGCCCATCCGCGTGCAGG AGGATGGGACCTTGGAGATTGGGGACACAACAAATTTCTCCTGTTATTGGTGTGGCGGGGTTGTCACTGAGGTCAAGAAACCCAAGACTGTGAGCCAT AAGCCCCTGGATACAGCCCTGCTCCAGCCTCGTGTGGTGGCCCCGAGTTCCCAGGAGGTTCACCGTGCCCACTGCCTGCATCAGGCCTTCCGTGCACTGCACACGTTCCAGCACCTCACTGGCCGCCCACCCAAGCCCTGGGATCCC GCCGATGCAGATAGGGTGGTGAGCCTGGCCCAGGACCTAGACCCACTGAGGAGGACAGATGGAGAGCCATTGGAAGAGCCACTGGATGAGGCTCTCGTGCGGACATTCGCCCTGAGTAGTGCTGGTAGCTTAAGCCCCATGGCAGCCATGCTGGGCGCAGTGGCCGCCCAGGAAGTGCTAAAG GCTGTCTGCAGGAAGTTCATGCCCCTGGACCAGTGGCTGTACTTTGATGCCCTTGAGTGCCTCCCAGAAGATGGGGAGCCCCTTCCCAATCCCGAGGACTGCTCACCG AGAGGCTGCCGCTACGACGGGCAAATCGCGGTATTTGGGGCTGGTTTTCAGGAGAAGCTGAGCTGCCAGCACTACCTCCTG GTGGGTGCTGGTGCTATCGGCTGTGAGCTGCTCAAAGGCTTCGCCCTCGTGGGCCTGGGGGCCGGGAGCAGCTGTGGCGTGACGGTAGCTGACATGGACCACGTGGAGCGCTCCAACCTCAGCCGTCAGTTCCTCTTCAGGCTTGATGACGTTGAT AGTCCCAAGGCAGAGGTGGCTGCAGAGGCCGCTCACCGCCTCAACTCAGACTTGCAGATAACCCCGCTCACCTGCCCTCTGGATCCCACCACAGAGCACATCTACAGCGACAACTTCTTCTCCCGTGTGGATGGTGTTGTTGCCGCCGTGGACACTTTCGAGGCCC GGCACTATGTGGCTACTCGCTGCATCCACTATCTGAAGCCACTGCTGGAGGCGGGCACGCAGGGCACCCAGGGCAGTGCTTCAGTGTTCATACCACACGTGACTGAGGGCTACTCCGCCTTGGCTATAGCTTCTGAGGACATCTCCTACCCTGTTTGCACCGTGCGGCACTTCCCCACCAAAGTTGAGCACACCTTGCAG TGGGCCCAGGATGAGTTTGAAGGGCTCTTCCATCTGTCTGCTGAGACCATTAACCGCCACCAGCG GACCCCTACTTCTCTGGCAGACACAGAGGGGCCACAGATGCTGACCCTGCTGCAGGTGGTACTGGGTGTCCTGAGAGAGCGTCCACAGACCTGGCAAGACTGTGTGGTGTGGGCGCTTGGCCAGTGGCAGCTGTGCTTCCATTATAGCATCAAGCAGCTGCTCAGGCGTTTCCCACCTGATAAA GTGCTTAAGGATGGAAGACTTTTCTGGGCAGATTCCAAACTGTGTCCTCAGCCCTTGGAGTTTGACTCCAGTCAA GATGTGCACTTCCGCTACGTGCTGGCAGCGGCTAACCTATATGCCCAGATGCATGGGCTGCCTGGCTCACGGGACCAGCCTGCACTTAGGGAAATGCTGAAGTTGCTGCCACTGCCTGACCCCCAGCGCCTGGCTTCCATCTTTCCTAGTGACCTGGTTTCTGCTGAACTTG GCCCTGAGCAGGTACGGAGACTGTGTGAAGTCTGGAGCGAGGGCCCTCCCCTGCAGCCCCTGAGGTTTGAGAAG CAGGACCCCAGAAGCAGTTCACCTTCAGCCTCCTTCCTTATCCAATAA
- the UBA7 gene encoding ubiquitin-like modifier-activating enzyme 7 isoform X1 has product MDVQETSKLLDEELYSRQLYVLGLPAMQRLQEATVLLSGLRGLGAEVAKNLVLMGVGSLTLHDPHPTCWSDLAAQFFLSEQDLGKSRAEASLEHVAKLNGAVRVCVHTGDITEDLLLGFQVVVLTASDLEEQLKVGTLCRKHGVCFLVADTRGLVGQLFCDFGENFTVQDPTEAEPLTAAIQHISQGSPGILTLRKEAKNHQFHDGDLVTFSGIEGMVELNGCAPRPIRVQEDGTLEIGDTTNFSCYWCGGVVTEVKKPKTVSHKPLDTALLQPRVVAPSSQEVHRAHCLHQAFRALHTFQHLTGRPPKPWDPADADRVVSLAQDLDPLRRTDGEPLEEPLDEALVRTFALSSAGSLSPMAAMLGAVAAQEVLKAVCRKFMPLDQWLYFDALECLPEDGEPLPNPEDCSPRGCRYDGQIAVFGAGFQEKLSCQHYLLVGAGAIGCELLKGFALVGLGAGSSCGVTVADMDHVERSNLSRQFLFRLDDVDSPKAEVAAEAAHRLNSDLQITPLTCPLDPTTEHIYSDNFFSRVDGVVAAVDTFEARHYVATRCIHYLKPLLEAGTQGTQGSASVFIPHVTEGYSALAIASEDISYPVCTVRHFPTKVEHTLQWAQDEFEGLFHLSAETINRHQRTPTSLADTEGPQMLTLLQVVLGVLRERPQTWQDCVVWALGQWQLCFHYSIKQLLRRFPPDKVLKDGRLFWADSKLCPQPLEFDSSQDVHFRYVLAAANLYAQMHGLPGSRDQPALREMLKLLPLPDPQRLASIFPSDLVSAELGPEQVRRLCEVWSEGPPLQPLRFEKDDDSNFHVDFVAAAASLRAQNYGIPPASRAQSKQIVGQIIPAIATTTAAVAGLVGLELYKVVGKPRPLRAFRHSRLHLAENYVSRWIPGAPAIRTFQDLKWTCWDRLKVPAEQPERTLKSLLAYLQEQYGLKVKMLLQGTALLYSVGWSSEKQAQRLPLRVTELVSQVAGWEPEPGQRVLVLELSCEGEDDDTAFPPVHYEL; this is encoded by the exons ATGGATGTCCAAGAGACCTCCAAGTTGCTGGATGAGGAGCTCTACTCACGGCAGCT GTATGTGCTGGGTTTGCCGGCCATGCAGAGGCTACAGGAGGCTACAGTCCTGCTGTCAGGCCTTCGGGGTCTGGGGGCCGAGGTGGCCAAAAACCTGGTCCTGATGGGTGTGGGCAGCCTCACTCTGCAtgatccccaccccacctgctggTCTGACCTGGCTGCCCAG TTCTTCCTCTCGGAGCAGGACTTGGGAAAGAGCAGGGCCGAGGCATCTCTGGAACATGTGGCCAAGCTCAACGGAGCCGTCCGAGTCTGCGTCCACACAGGCGACATTACCGAGGACCTGCTGCTGGGCTTCCAG GTGGTGGTGCTGACTGCCTCGGACCTAGAGGAGCAGCTGAAGGTGGGCACCTTATGCCGTAAGCACGGAGTCTGCTTTCTGGTGGCCGACACCCGGGGCCTCGTGGG GCAGCTGTtctgtgactttggggaaaactTCACTGTGCAGGACCCCACAGAGGCAGAACCCCTGACAGCTGCCATCCAGCACATCTCCCAG GGCTCCCCGGGCATTCTCACTCTGAGAAAAGAGGCTAAAAACCACCAATTCCATGATGGGGATTTGGTGACTTTCTCTGGCATTGAGGGCATGGTCGAGCTCAACGGCTGTGCTCCCCGGCCCATCCGCGTGCAGG AGGATGGGACCTTGGAGATTGGGGACACAACAAATTTCTCCTGTTATTGGTGTGGCGGGGTTGTCACTGAGGTCAAGAAACCCAAGACTGTGAGCCAT AAGCCCCTGGATACAGCCCTGCTCCAGCCTCGTGTGGTGGCCCCGAGTTCCCAGGAGGTTCACCGTGCCCACTGCCTGCATCAGGCCTTCCGTGCACTGCACACGTTCCAGCACCTCACTGGCCGCCCACCCAAGCCCTGGGATCCC GCCGATGCAGATAGGGTGGTGAGCCTGGCCCAGGACCTAGACCCACTGAGGAGGACAGATGGAGAGCCATTGGAAGAGCCACTGGATGAGGCTCTCGTGCGGACATTCGCCCTGAGTAGTGCTGGTAGCTTAAGCCCCATGGCAGCCATGCTGGGCGCAGTGGCCGCCCAGGAAGTGCTAAAG GCTGTCTGCAGGAAGTTCATGCCCCTGGACCAGTGGCTGTACTTTGATGCCCTTGAGTGCCTCCCAGAAGATGGGGAGCCCCTTCCCAATCCCGAGGACTGCTCACCG AGAGGCTGCCGCTACGACGGGCAAATCGCGGTATTTGGGGCTGGTTTTCAGGAGAAGCTGAGCTGCCAGCACTACCTCCTG GTGGGTGCTGGTGCTATCGGCTGTGAGCTGCTCAAAGGCTTCGCCCTCGTGGGCCTGGGGGCCGGGAGCAGCTGTGGCGTGACGGTAGCTGACATGGACCACGTGGAGCGCTCCAACCTCAGCCGTCAGTTCCTCTTCAGGCTTGATGACGTTGAT AGTCCCAAGGCAGAGGTGGCTGCAGAGGCCGCTCACCGCCTCAACTCAGACTTGCAGATAACCCCGCTCACCTGCCCTCTGGATCCCACCACAGAGCACATCTACAGCGACAACTTCTTCTCCCGTGTGGATGGTGTTGTTGCCGCCGTGGACACTTTCGAGGCCC GGCACTATGTGGCTACTCGCTGCATCCACTATCTGAAGCCACTGCTGGAGGCGGGCACGCAGGGCACCCAGGGCAGTGCTTCAGTGTTCATACCACACGTGACTGAGGGCTACTCCGCCTTGGCTATAGCTTCTGAGGACATCTCCTACCCTGTTTGCACCGTGCGGCACTTCCCCACCAAAGTTGAGCACACCTTGCAG TGGGCCCAGGATGAGTTTGAAGGGCTCTTCCATCTGTCTGCTGAGACCATTAACCGCCACCAGCG GACCCCTACTTCTCTGGCAGACACAGAGGGGCCACAGATGCTGACCCTGCTGCAGGTGGTACTGGGTGTCCTGAGAGAGCGTCCACAGACCTGGCAAGACTGTGTGGTGTGGGCGCTTGGCCAGTGGCAGCTGTGCTTCCATTATAGCATCAAGCAGCTGCTCAGGCGTTTCCCACCTGATAAA GTGCTTAAGGATGGAAGACTTTTCTGGGCAGATTCCAAACTGTGTCCTCAGCCCTTGGAGTTTGACTCCAGTCAA GATGTGCACTTCCGCTACGTGCTGGCAGCGGCTAACCTATATGCCCAGATGCATGGGCTGCCTGGCTCACGGGACCAGCCTGCACTTAGGGAAATGCTGAAGTTGCTGCCACTGCCTGACCCCCAGCGCCTGGCTTCCATCTTTCCTAGTGACCTGGTTTCTGCTGAACTTG GCCCTGAGCAGGTACGGAGACTGTGTGAAGTCTGGAGCGAGGGCCCTCCCCTGCAGCCCCTGAGGTTTGAGAAG GATGATGACAGCAACTTCCATGTGGACTTTGTGGCAGCAGCGGCCAGCCTGAGAGCTCAGAACTATGGAATCCCACCGGCCAGCCGCGCCCAG AGCAAGCAAATCGTGGGTCAGATTATCCCAGCCATTGCCACCACTACAGCGGCTGTGGCGGGCCTGGTGGGCCTGGAGCTGTATAAGGTGGTGGGCAAGCCACGGCCCCTCAGGGCCTTTCGTCACAGCCGTCTGCACCTGGCTGAAAACTACGTCAGCCGCTGGATCCCTGGAGCTCCAGCCATCAGGACG tTCCAGGACCTGAAGTGGACCTGTTGGGACCGCCTGAAGGTGCCTGCTGAGCAGCCAGAGAGGACCCTGAAGTCACTCCTGGCCTATCTCCAG gAACAATATGGGTTGAAGGTGAAGATGCTGCTGCAAGGTACTGCCCTGCTCTACTCGGTAGGATGGTCGTCTGAAAAGCAGGCCCAGCGCCTGCCCCTCAG ggTGACGGAACTGGTGTCACAGGTGGCAGGCTGGGAGCCTGAGCCTGGGCAGCGGGTGCTGGTACTGGAGCTCAGCTGTGAAGGTGAGGACGACGACACTGCCTTCCCACCCGTGCACTATGAGCTGTGA
- the INKA1 gene encoding PAK4-inhibitor INKA1 isoform X1: MLGRRRRRRRDLRRARSHGTRQRVRAPLAGPPGPLRTAPARVSRGTGRAGGSSGTGMHCTRLDSFLGQLRWELLCGRDTGSPPMPGPLQPPPKPGPGVRLSHRLRPSDTLEEDSVCCVEEEEEEGVMTGDRGGALGSPKEHALDWDSGFSEVSGSTWREEELPVLRHPAPPVWRPHRQRLSASGIPLSSGTPVTSAPPAQRPRPKSTPDACLEHWRGLETEDWTAALLSRGRSRQPLVLGDNCFADLVHNWMELPEAAGEGDDGGGPRARARPPQFLLGLSEQLRRQLARARRAAMAGKRLSCPPRPEPELPADVSRFAALMSCRSRQPIICNDVVSYL; the protein is encoded by the exons ATGTTGGggcggcggcggaggcggcggcgggaCCTACGGAGAGCGAGGAGCCACGGAACCAGGCAGAGGGTGAGGGCGCCGCTGGCCGGCCCGCCCGGCCCTCTCCGCACCGCTCCAGCTAGAGTTAGCAGAGGAACTGGCAGGGCTGGCGGGAGCTCCGGCACCGGCATGCACTGCACTAGGCTTGACAGCTTCCTGGGCCAGCTCCGCTGGGAACTG CTGTGTGGCCGGGACACAGGGTCACCCCCAATGCCTGGCCCCCTTCAGCCACCCCCCAAACCTGGCCCAGGTGTCCGGCTCAGCCACCGGCTCAGGCCCTCAGATACCTTGGAAGAGGACTCCGTCTGCTgtgtggaggaagaggaggaagaaggtgtGATGACAGGAGACAGGGGTGGAGCTTTAGGAAGCCCCAAAGAGCATGCCCTGGACTGGGACTCGGGCTTCTCTGAGGTATCAGGCAGCACTTGGAGAGAGGAGGAGCTCCCCGTATTGCGGCATCCAGCACCCCCAGTATGGCGCCCCCACAGACAGCGCCTCTCAGCCAGTGGCATCCCCCTATCCAGCGGGACCCCAGTGACCAGTGCACCACCTGCTCAGCGACCACGGCCCAAGTCCACCCCAGATGCCTGCCTGGAGCACTGGCGGGGGCTGGAAACTGAGGACTGGACAGCAGCCCTGCTAAGCAGAGGTCGCAGTCGCCAGCCCCTGGTTCTGGGGGACAATTGCTTTGCTGACTTGGTGCACAACTGGATGGAGCTGCCTGAGGCAGCAGGTGAGGGAGACGATGGGGGTGGGCCCCGTGCCCGTGCTCGCCCCCCCCAGTTCctgcttggcctctctgagcagCTGCGGCGCCAGCTGGCCAGGGCCCGCCGGGCAGCTATGGCAGGAAAGCGACTGTCATGCCCACCTCGCCCGGAACCCGAACTGCCTGCAGATGTATCACGCTTTGCAGCCCTCATGAGCTGCCGCAGCCGCCAGCCCATCATCTGCAATGATGTTGTCAGCTACCTCTGA
- the INKA1 gene encoding PAK4-inhibitor INKA1 isoform X2, with the protein MLGRRRRRRRDLRRARSHGTRQRLCGRDTGSPPMPGPLQPPPKPGPGVRLSHRLRPSDTLEEDSVCCVEEEEEEGVMTGDRGGALGSPKEHALDWDSGFSEVSGSTWREEELPVLRHPAPPVWRPHRQRLSASGIPLSSGTPVTSAPPAQRPRPKSTPDACLEHWRGLETEDWTAALLSRGRSRQPLVLGDNCFADLVHNWMELPEAAGEGDDGGGPRARARPPQFLLGLSEQLRRQLARARRAAMAGKRLSCPPRPEPELPADVSRFAALMSCRSRQPIICNDVVSYL; encoded by the exons ATGTTGGggcggcggcggaggcggcggcgggaCCTACGGAGAGCGAGGAGCCACGGAACCAGGCAGAGG CTGTGTGGCCGGGACACAGGGTCACCCCCAATGCCTGGCCCCCTTCAGCCACCCCCCAAACCTGGCCCAGGTGTCCGGCTCAGCCACCGGCTCAGGCCCTCAGATACCTTGGAAGAGGACTCCGTCTGCTgtgtggaggaagaggaggaagaaggtgtGATGACAGGAGACAGGGGTGGAGCTTTAGGAAGCCCCAAAGAGCATGCCCTGGACTGGGACTCGGGCTTCTCTGAGGTATCAGGCAGCACTTGGAGAGAGGAGGAGCTCCCCGTATTGCGGCATCCAGCACCCCCAGTATGGCGCCCCCACAGACAGCGCCTCTCAGCCAGTGGCATCCCCCTATCCAGCGGGACCCCAGTGACCAGTGCACCACCTGCTCAGCGACCACGGCCCAAGTCCACCCCAGATGCCTGCCTGGAGCACTGGCGGGGGCTGGAAACTGAGGACTGGACAGCAGCCCTGCTAAGCAGAGGTCGCAGTCGCCAGCCCCTGGTTCTGGGGGACAATTGCTTTGCTGACTTGGTGCACAACTGGATGGAGCTGCCTGAGGCAGCAGGTGAGGGAGACGATGGGGGTGGGCCCCGTGCCCGTGCTCGCCCCCCCCAGTTCctgcttggcctctctgagcagCTGCGGCGCCAGCTGGCCAGGGCCCGCCGGGCAGCTATGGCAGGAAAGCGACTGTCATGCCCACCTCGCCCGGAACCCGAACTGCCTGCAGATGTATCACGCTTTGCAGCCCTCATGAGCTGCCGCAGCCGCCAGCCCATCATCTGCAATGATGTTGTCAGCTACCTCTGA
- the INKA1 gene encoding PAK4-inhibitor INKA1 isoform X3: MPGPLQPPPKPGPGVRLSHRLRPSDTLEEDSVCCVEEEEEEGVMTGDRGGALGSPKEHALDWDSGFSEVSGSTWREEELPVLRHPAPPVWRPHRQRLSASGIPLSSGTPVTSAPPAQRPRPKSTPDACLEHWRGLETEDWTAALLSRGRSRQPLVLGDNCFADLVHNWMELPEAAGEGDDGGGPRARARPPQFLLGLSEQLRRQLARARRAAMAGKRLSCPPRPEPELPADVSRFAALMSCRSRQPIICNDVVSYL; this comes from the coding sequence ATGCCTGGCCCCCTTCAGCCACCCCCCAAACCTGGCCCAGGTGTCCGGCTCAGCCACCGGCTCAGGCCCTCAGATACCTTGGAAGAGGACTCCGTCTGCTgtgtggaggaagaggaggaagaaggtgtGATGACAGGAGACAGGGGTGGAGCTTTAGGAAGCCCCAAAGAGCATGCCCTGGACTGGGACTCGGGCTTCTCTGAGGTATCAGGCAGCACTTGGAGAGAGGAGGAGCTCCCCGTATTGCGGCATCCAGCACCCCCAGTATGGCGCCCCCACAGACAGCGCCTCTCAGCCAGTGGCATCCCCCTATCCAGCGGGACCCCAGTGACCAGTGCACCACCTGCTCAGCGACCACGGCCCAAGTCCACCCCAGATGCCTGCCTGGAGCACTGGCGGGGGCTGGAAACTGAGGACTGGACAGCAGCCCTGCTAAGCAGAGGTCGCAGTCGCCAGCCCCTGGTTCTGGGGGACAATTGCTTTGCTGACTTGGTGCACAACTGGATGGAGCTGCCTGAGGCAGCAGGTGAGGGAGACGATGGGGGTGGGCCCCGTGCCCGTGCTCGCCCCCCCCAGTTCctgcttggcctctctgagcagCTGCGGCGCCAGCTGGCCAGGGCCCGCCGGGCAGCTATGGCAGGAAAGCGACTGTCATGCCCACCTCGCCCGGAACCCGAACTGCCTGCAGATGTATCACGCTTTGCAGCCCTCATGAGCTGCCGCAGCCGCCAGCCCATCATCTGCAATGATGTTGTCAGCTACCTCTGA